AACCTGTGGGAATTTCCCGGAGGCGTGGTCGAGGAGGGAGAAAGCCCGGCCGCGACCGTCGTGCGCGAATACATGGAAGAAACACGGCTGCGGGTCGGTCGGCCCGAGCCCATCGATGCCTTCAAGCACAGCTACACCCGGTACCGCGTGACCATGCACGCCTTTTTCGTCGAACTGCAATCCGACCCAAAAACCGTGACCCTGCACGCCGCCCAGGAATACCGCTGGCTCGGGTGGTCGGAAGTAAAAAACCTCGCTTTTCCGGCCGGCCACCGCAAGCTCATCGAAAGCCTGGACGCCAACACCCATTTCCAAAAACGAGTCCGTCCATGACCATCATCGTGCTCTTCGTCCTCGGAATTCCCGCCCTGGCAACTCTTTTGACGTACACCTTGTTTTGTTACGAAGAGGCCAACCGAACCGGCCAGGATCTCGGCTACTTCCTGAAATTGGGCAGCCTAGCGGCCATCCGGAGCGCCCTGAGCGAAGCCCTTGTCCTCGCCCTCCATCCCCTTGGACTCTGGCCAGGATTGTGGCGCGACGCCCAACCAGGGACCGCGCCCGTGGTCGTCATGGTTCACGGCCTCTTCCACAATCCAAGCGCTTGGATTCTGTTTCGCCGCTGGTTTCACGCACGGGGCTTCGCGACGGCATGCATCGGCTACTCCAGCTGGGGGGCGGCCGACCTTGATCAAACCATCGCCAACGTCCGCCAACGCGTGGAACGCATCCGCCAGGAGCATCCAGGCCGCGAAATCCACTTGCTTGGCCACAGTCTGGGAGGCCTGCTTCTCCGCGCGGCCGTGGCCGAGCTGTCGTGCTGCCCGGAAATCAAAACCCTGACTACCCTGGGCGCGCCCTTTCAAGGCAGCAAGCTGGCCCCTTTTGCCATGCACTCACTGGGACGGTTTATTTGGCACGAGAGCCCGACAATCCGCCACTTGGCCGCCCTTCCCTTTCCCAAAAGCATTCAAGGGTTGGCTTTATGGTCCCGAGCCGACAACATGGTTCTGCCCACCTCGGCGCTCAGGTGCCCGATTCCCGGATGGAAAAATCAAAAAACAGCGGACATCAGCCACATCGCCATGCTGCATTCCCGGGAGATCTTCGAGGAAACATTGCGGACCATACAGGCCGCGAGGCAAGAACCTCGCGGCAGCATGAATTGAAAAATCTAAAGCCAGTCAAAAAACTTTTTGAACGTGCTCGGCTTGCGAGCCTTGTCGTTTTCTTCTTCCTGGTAATAATAAAAAGCCACTTTCTGCTTCGCCGCCGCCAGATCAACCAGTTCTTTTTGTTCAGGGTAGTTGTTGATCACTTGCGAATAGCGTAACCAAGCGGCCTTATATTCCTTGGACTTGAAATAATAGTCCGCGACATACAATTCGTGCTCGGCCAAGAGTTTGCGACATTTCACGATGTAATCGCTGGCCTGATCACGGTAGGCGCTCTGGGGATGGCCCTCGACGATCCGCCGGAATGATTCGATGGCCAGGGCCAGTTCCGTCTGCGGCAGATCTATGGATTGATGCGCATTGTACTTGGCGACTCCAATCTGGAACAACACATAGTCGATATTTTCGTGGCGGGGATGCATGCTGGAAAAATCTTCGTAAACATCCACCGCCTCAATGTACTGCTCATTCAAGAAAAAGGCATCACCAAGCATCAGCCTGGCCTGTACAGCAAAGGGGCTGAATGGATAGCGGTCATTCAGCTTGGTCAGCGCCTCTATGGCGGGAGGGTATTCCTTGTCCGCCATGTTCGTCTTGGCGTTTTCAAAAAGCTCCTGGGCCGTATCCTCTGGCGGCGCTAAAAAATAATAATCAATAACTCCGCACCCATTCACAAAAAAAAGGCAAACACAACAAAGAAAGAGTTTACGCATGAGACAAATCCGCTTCATGGATAAAAGATGATGAGCGCCCCTTGTCACCGGACAGGAGGGTCCGTGATCCACGGCATGTCGAGACCTTCCAAGGACAAAAAAAAGAGAGGGTGACCGACGAAGCGTGGCCACCCTTCAAAAATACATACGGACCGAACAGCCCTAGGCCTTGTCGCTCAGCATCTGCTTCAGACTGGCCTTGGACACGGCTCCGGTCACCTGCTCCGCGACTTCGCCGCCCTTGAAGAGAATCAGGGTCGGGATGGCGCGAATACCATATTTGCTCGGAGTGCTCGGGTTTTCGTCCACATTCATCTTACAAATTTTTACCTTGCCCTCGAACTCCTGGGACAGTTCCTCGATCACGGGGGCAATTGCCCGGCAGGGACCACACCATGGGGCCCAAAAATCGACCAGAACAGGAAGGTCGCTTTTCAAAACTTCAGCGTCAAATCCAGCATCACTTACTTGGGCTGCCATTATTCACTCCTTGAAGAAAGGGTTTACGATGTAGTCATTCGGGACCGGCTTTCCCCGGGGGATAGCCTCGAAGTCCAGGGCGCTGGCAAGGCCCCGCGCCGCGATTCGTTGTCCTGTGTACGCTATCATAGCCCCATTATCACCACAATAGTTTTGGCCAGGAACCAAAAATTTGAGGCCATGAGCCGTGGCAAAATCAAAAAACTCACGCCGCACCATGGAATTCGCGGCAACCCCGCCAGCCACGCACAAGGTCCGGGCACCTGGATGGGCATCCAGGGCGCGACGTGTCTTTTCAAGCAACGT
The genomic region above belongs to Deltaproteobacteria bacterium and contains:
- the trxA gene encoding thioredoxin, with translation MAAQVSDAGFDAEVLKSDLPVLVDFWAPWCGPCRAIAPVIEELSQEFEGKVKICKMNVDENPSTPSKYGIRAIPTLILFKGGEVAEQVTGAVSKASLKQMLSDKA
- a CDS encoding outer membrane protein assembly factor BamD — translated: MATLRRSPSLFFVLGRSRHAVDHGPSCPVTRGAHHLLSMKRICLMRKLFLCCVCLFFVNGCGVIDYYFLAPPEDTAQELFENAKTNMADKEYPPAIEALTKLNDRYPFSPFAVQARLMLGDAFFLNEQYIEAVDVYEDFSSMHPRHENIDYVLFQIGVAKYNAHQSIDLPQTELALAIESFRRIVEGHPQSAYRDQASDYIVKCRKLLAEHELYVADYYFKSKEYKAAWLRYSQVINNYPEQKELVDLAAAKQKVAFYYYQEEENDKARKPSTFKKFFDWL
- a CDS encoding alpha/beta fold hydrolase, with protein sequence MTIIVLFVLGIPALATLLTYTLFCYEEANRTGQDLGYFLKLGSLAAIRSALSEALVLALHPLGLWPGLWRDAQPGTAPVVVMVHGLFHNPSAWILFRRWFHARGFATACIGYSSWGAADLDQTIANVRQRVERIRQEHPGREIHLLGHSLGGLLLRAAVAELSCCPEIKTLTTLGAPFQGSKLAPFAMHSLGRFIWHESPTIRHLAALPFPKSIQGLALWSRADNMVLPTSALRCPIPGWKNQKTADISHIAMLHSREIFEETLRTIQAARQEPRGSMN